In Mixophyes fleayi isolate aMixFle1 chromosome 4, aMixFle1.hap1, whole genome shotgun sequence, the following proteins share a genomic window:
- the LOC142152932 gene encoding zona pellucida sperm-binding protein 4-like isoform X1 yields MGLSKQWLGIVVVLWSCALVCSVPGTEGFLEDVSDLHCGSSKMQFSLPSVPIEFISAFTVLDYEGKSHWLHNDSSCGIWVGQKPDGSMIIGAAYDGCYVREENGDYVMTLIAEQISNGVVEYYKQDFKCTVKPAMDAPRPSDCAAILRSDRLPCANSTVSRDVCERLECCYSPSDSVLPCYYGNKLTAQCTDGGQVLITISKDLTVPSLLLDSASVLNVDSTSCPMMSVAKTSAFILFQFPLSCGGASQVSENAILYDNTVYATKDVRTWQGSSITRDSTLRLTVRCSYSQTGVVPLQVEVLTLPPPLPVSTSGPLLLEMRIARDMQYASYYLDTEYPVIKVLRDPVYLEVRILRRTDPNLVLILNDCWATPSTDPTQQIQWPILVDRCPFVGDNYLTQLVPVGAPSQNMPFPTHYQRFIVSTFTFVDQSTQTALGGLVYFYCSASVCIPSATDSCTTSCGQRKKRAAKEPVQEITVSKGPVDFIDSEVPSYRKDSMSVQGDVWAPGMLNELSEPGFIGTEEEGTSDHNSSTLMWLRGAAAGGGILIVLVVVLGFWWWHKSRSPTMHTVKI; encoded by the exons ATGGGGTTGTCCAAGCAATGGTTAGGGATTGTAGTAGTGCTGTGGAGCTGTGCTTTAGTGTGTTCAGTGCCTGGTACAGAGGGGTTTTTGGAAGATGTGTCTGATTTGCATTGTGGGTCCAGTAAGATGCAGTTTTCTCTTCCCTCTGTGCCCATAGAGTTTATATCTGCCTTCACTGTATTGG ATTATGAAGGAAAGTCTCACTGGCTCCATAATGACTCTAGTTGTGGTATCTGGGTAGGACAGAAACCAGATGGCTCAATGATCATTGGTGCTGCCTATGATGGATGCTATGTAAGAGAGGAG AATGGAGACTACGTGATGACTCTGATTGCTGAACAAATTTCCAATGGTGTAGTGGAATATTATAAACAAGATTTCAAGTGCACGGTCAAGCCAG CTATGGATGCTCCACGCCCCAGTGACTGTGCTGCCATCCTGCGTAGTGACCGCTTGCCTTGTGCCAATTCAACTGTGTCCAGGGATGTCTGTGAGAGACTAGAATGCTGCTACTCTCCTAGTGACTCCGTCCTTCCCTGTTACTATGGAAACAAAT TGACTGCCCAGTGTACAGATGGTGGCCAGGTTCTGATCACTATCTCCAAGGATCTGACTGTACCGTCCTTGCTCTTGGATTCAGCCAGTGTCCTCAATGTGGACTCCACTTCATGTCCCATGATGAGTGTTGCTAAGACTTCAGCTTTCATACTGTTCCAGTTTCCTCTTTCTTGTGGGGGAGCAAGTCAG GTATCTGAGAATGCTATACTGTATGACAATACAGTTTATGCCACCAAGGATGTAAGGACATGGCAAGGCTCATCAATCACCAGAGACAGTACACTGAG GCTGACTGTCCGCTGCAGCTATTCTCAGACTGGTGTGGTCCCGCTACAAGTGGAGGTTCTCACACTACCACCACCCCTTCCTGTCTCCACCTCAGGACCTCTTCTCCTGGAGATGAGAATAGCTCGAG ACATGCAGTATGCTTCATACTACTTGGATACAGAGTACCCTGTGATCAAAGTACTCAGAGATCCAGTCTACTTGGAGGTCCGAATCCTACGAAGAACAGACCCAAACCTGGTCCTGATCCTAAATGACTGCTGGGCTACTCCCTCTACAGATCCCACCCAACAAATCCAATGGCCCATACTCGTGGATAG ATGCCCTTTTGTTGGTGACAACTACCTCACTCAGCTGGTCCCAGTTGGTGCACCCTCACAGAACATGCCTTTCCCAACCCACTACCAGCGCTTCATTGTCAGCACCTTCACATTTGTGGATCAGAGTACCCAGACTGCTCTTGGTGGACTG GTCTACTTCTACTGCAGTGCTTCTGTGTGCATCCCGTCTGCTACTGACTCCTGCACAACCTCATGTGGCCAAAGAAAAA AACGAGCAGCCAAGGAACCAGTGCAGGAGATCACAGTAAGCAAAGGCCCAGTGGACTTCATTGATAGTGAGGTTCCATCATATAGGAAGGATTCCATGTCTGTTCAAG GAGACGTCTGGGCTCCTGGTATGCTGAATGAACTGTCTGAACCAGGCTTCATTGGTACTGAAGAAGAAG GTACCTCTGACCATAACTCTTCTACTCTGATGTGGTTGAGGGGAGCAGCGGCAGGAGGAGGCATCTTGATAGTGCTTGTTGTAGTACTGGGTTTCTGGTGGTGGCACAAGAGTCGGAGCCCCACAATGCACActgtaaaaatatga